A window from Amblyomma americanum isolate KBUSLIRL-KWMA chromosome 7, ASM5285725v1, whole genome shotgun sequence encodes these proteins:
- the LOC144099016 gene encoding uncharacterized protein LOC144099016 isoform X3 → MHALSLEYPAVVVPIDTSESSFNRLSSTRRSFIHVDFLIKRKKHHKRRNTISDGNSKEIAEALTSRKKSGTLVKTEALIHSSCQTDDDLLQAPATTTKSGGRSSGSGISKRRTEESPSSGELSSSSSTTTETNVNTKPEKRLSFYEAMNFSRLGRDWKFLKKSNKSKEADSGSHGAAKNEASRAAESGTSTGGSEKKKRSSSLLPISTNSAAMTVAVKMRETSARTTVKGVEDGQSSSGNWSASSSTRASVDSDQQQSSGPSPDMIPHSHSESSLGRDSLFSDNTHHSTDGRSHDGTAAGYTSDASVALTATTIASSWKQPGPLTARPNLNSTSTDQESQSGTITPEACHSDSKSSSSPGTRKISVGSDPFTNPIDDGDSSVYSVDTDGYYTSMHTDSGLKHGLAKFPGDQNGGLAASGDRGSQTSIDTIGNLSLNSFLSQNANDTGTDNCSIASTLTQRSRAPPLPPPRVSSARTLSPIPSQKESSPPVSAGDISESDCEVGERLRRKTSIGSFRYPSICAVSPEPSDEDSCRLDAEKQASRQSSPLSEPSPPRAPAPSEPSKTSSSSGPTAEAKCTNAGKDADDPSARLNMYGVQSARNMAFLNAVVSRSGAAVTPQPQPVLGSFSSAESDQLQGTLPSNPEKGDLDVTVQTVLRNNEAKQSPLSAPVQERAKNSEPGASPSVQCSSSAGIPDSREQTQPVATSTNSQVACSSKQGSASPTSACTPFYLNRPSSLMSKTRSPFLSYLSKNSSPPKTPGMPSPPSPAKSAGRDMNTKQLTLSSPNSSAQDRPQSSPEPSSPQSSSSQTSPQTTPPAVPPPPPPLTYSSRVLEQGSARQPSAISEANSVFAQAPPYSRAGARVTLDSEGKVIYSSNSLGRHRDGYTVGYQLQKVPSGRTGLAEKCMTLPASMPPAPGLNQRAYVRLDPSGKVETYTSSTIPRTRYSVSGPTVSPDKRPLLQYRDGRFTLSSPTNNTPMPSTRPQQPLSGRSTPQSTAPGYFQSGTMSGRSTPQPGMSGYLTSQSSGRTTPVQRPASISTPYSNRPSGASTPVSDHNSSGRVTPLHHFSPISVPSCTSPGRRTPLQPSPREPVGARWVSGLPPSPPKSSTMSPNMAQHPPPSHIVQAPVPRLQHSGRTTPVHQYPSPSDGHIPHLHNGSPSASSPVTSWNPGQMPPVSRSSVRSSTPIMHYSPQAHQHENSAAYAAVARQVPAQAYGQSSRDEQLVNGRLTPMDTSRHNPANQYRHPEKTNVTQAVHDHSNENMARPQYPSYIPRAPYQPSQSLIRGPLGQQISMMGAARGVDPRGSIPNHVPHAANGIHENRTYRQGGPLPQGYPTSPSRQSPVPRSPLSSTRLLAPDHSRGEHVPPLQKPISLAAYGQYPQGPTQQNHSTQNFRQMQNSVVPGHLGLRTAADNQRQMSPGVYIPSPLQNSYHADLPMPGAMEPPYGLRDLRKEGSPTALSSTSLSSSGSEKSPDSSSSTSITRELAPRRPMSTEDLFAAIHSSKKKHGIRTEADLAQSPLSSRSSSPLVVTSRPGTPSRGGLAETGFLSPRGARDRRSWSGDVAAARVCSPLERRSLANDRLGPAKPTSLLDFKKLLLQTKTSSSQNNVAKKSAVELLRPGSGGRRAAAENTVHSLPTSPVNTPSPVESPSSGGGGQAAWTSTVPLKRGGRSRSSLQHRYDLMYPPILEDCQEEGGEGSRATITASSKADGDVGVTSGSVQTHSPPSSTWV, encoded by the exons ATGCATGCTTTGTCCTTGGAGTACCCGGCCGTTGTGGTTCCCATCGACACTTCGGAGAGCAGCTTCAATCGCTTGTCATCAACGCGGAGGTCTTTCATACAT GTTGACTTCCTGATCAAACGCAAAAAGCACCACAAAAGAAGAAACACAATCTCGGACGGGAACTCCAAGGAGATTGCGGAGGCTCTCACCAGCCGCAAGAAGTCTGGCACCCTGGTCAAGACTGAAGCACTGATTCACAGCTCGTGCCAGACAGACGACGACCTGCTGCAAGCTCCAGCGACCACCACCAAGTCAGGCGGGCGGAGTAGCGGCAGCGGCATCAGCAAGCGTCGCACTGAAGAGAGCCCGTCTTCAGGCGAACTGTCGTCCTCTTCATCCACTACGACCGAGACGAACGTCAACACCAAACCTGAGAAGAGGTTGTCCTTCTACGAAGCCATGAACTTCAGCAGGCTCGGCCGTGACTGGAAGTTCCTAAAGAAGTCAAACAAGAGCAAGGAGGCGGACAGTGGAAGCCACGGGGCAGCAAAAAACGAGGCGAGCAGGGCCGCGGAGAGCGGCACGTCCACTGGCGGGAGTGAAAAGAAGAAGCGTTCTTCTTCGCTGTTGCCCATCTCAACCAACTCTGCCGCCATGACAGTGGCAGTAAAGATGCGGGAGACATCGGCACGAACGACGGTCAAGGGGGTCGAAGACGGCCAGTCGTCGAGCGGAAACTggagcgccagcagcagcacgcGAGCTTCTGTGGATTCAGACCAGCAGCAGTCATCAGGGCCGTCGCCTGACATGATCCCACACAGCCACTCGGAGAGCTCACTGGGCAGAGACTCGCTCTTTTCGGACAACACGCATCACAGCACTGACGGAAG GTCTCATGATGGTACAGCAGCAGGCTACACATCAGACGCCTCCGTTGCCCTGACAGCCACTACAATTGCTTCGTCTTGGAAGCAGCCCGGTCCACTAACTGCCCGCCCCAACTTGAACTCAACGTCAACTGACCAAGAGAGCCAATCAGGGACCATAACACCTGAAGCCTGCCATTCCGACTCCAAATCATCCTCTTCACCTGGAACTCGCAAGATTAGTGTTGGCTCTGACCCATTTACAAACCCGATTGACGATGGTGACTCTTCCGTGTACTCAGTTGACACTGATGGGTATTACACATCAATGCACACTGACAGCGGTCTGAAGCATGGCCTCGCAAAGTTTCCCGGTGACCAGAATGGAGGCCTTGCTGCTTCCGGCGACAGGGGTTCACAGACATCGATAGACACCATTGGAAACCTAAGTCTAAACAGCTTCCTCTCACAAAATGCAAATGATACCGGAACCGACAATTGCTCGAttgcaagcactttgacacaGCGGTCGAGGGCACCCCCATTGCCACCTCCTCGAGTGTCTAGTGCACGAACACTGTCACCAATTCCTTCACAGAAAGAGAGCTCTCCACCAGTGTCTGCAGGTGATATATCAGAATCCGACTGCGAGGTGGGGGAAAGGCTGAGACGAAAGACATCCATTGGTTCATTTAGGTACCCTTCTATATGTGCAGTGTCTCCTGAACCTAGTGATGAGGACAGCTGCCGACTGGATGCCGAGAAACAGGCATCTAGACAGAGCTCGCCTTTGTCTGAACCTAGCCCTCCTCGTGCACCGGCACCAAGTGAGCCAAGTAAAACATCTTCTAGTTCTGGACCCACAGCGGAAGCAAAATGCACTAACGCTGGAAAAGATGCAGATGACCCTTCGGCAAGGCTCAACATGTACGGTGTGCAGTCTGCACGCAATATGGCATTCCTCAACGCAGTAGTCTCTCGTTCAGGTGCAGCTGTTACCCCTCAGCCACAGCCAGTGCTTGGCTCATTTTCGTCTGCCGAGAGTGACCAACTACAAGGAACATTGCCCAGTAATCCAGAAAAGGGTGACCTGGATGTGACCGTGCAAACCGTGCTACGAAATAATGAAGCAAAACAAAGCCCACTCTCTGCACCAGTTCAAGAGAGAGCTAAAAATTCTGAGCCAGGAGCATCCCCATCGGTGCAATGCAGTTCCTCAGCTGGAATTCCTGACAGTAGAGAGCAGACTCAGCCAGTAGCAACATCGACTAACTCACAAGTTGCGTGTTCATCCAAGCAGGGAAGTGCATCTCCCACTTCTGCCTGCACACCATTCTACCTAAACAGGCCATCCTCGTTAATGAGCAAAACGCGGTCACCGTTCCTCTCTTACCTGTCCAAAAACTCATCACCTCCAAAGACCCCAGGTATGCCAAGTCCACCATCTCCTGCAAAGTCAGCGGGTCGTGATATGAACACTAAGCAGCTCACTTTGAGTAGTCCAAACTCTAGCGCACAGGACAGGCCTCAATCCTCGCCTGAGCCTTCCAGTCCCCAGAGCAGCAGCTCACAAACAAGTCCACAGACAACTCCTCCCGCCgtgccccctcctcctcccccgctTACCTACAGCAGTCGGGTCCTGGAACAAGGATCTGCAAGACAGCCTAGTGCAATCAGTGAAGCAAACAGCGTTTTTGCGCAGGCACCTCCATATAGCAGGGCAGGTGCGAGGGTGACTCTAGACTCTGAAGGCAAAGTCATTTACAGCTCTAACTCATTAGGAAGGCATCGTGATGGCTATACCGTTGGCTACCAACTTCAGAAGGTGCCTTCAGGAAGGACAGGGCTTGCAGAGAAGTGCATGACATTACCTGCATCGATGCCTCCTGCACCTGGCTTGAATCAGCGTGCCTACGTTCGGCTGGATCCCAGTGGCAAAGTAGAGACCTATACAAGCAGTACAATCCCAAGAACACGCTACTCTGTATCTGGGCCCACAGTGTCCCCAGACAAGAGGCCACTCTTGCAGTACAGGGACGGTAGGTTTACTCTGAGCAGTCCCACAAACAACACACCTATGCCAAGCACAAGGCCTCAGCAGCCGTTGTCTGGAAGAAGCACACCGCAGTCTACTGCACCAGGGTATTTTCAGAGTGGCACCATGTCTGGTAGGAGCACACCTCAGCCCGGAATGTCGGGTTACCTGACCAGCCAATCGTCAGGAAGAACAACCCCAGTGCAACGTCCCGCATCCATTTCAACTCCTTATTCTAACAGGCCATCTGGTGCTAGCACACCTGTCTCTGACCACAACTCTTCAGGCCGTGTGACCCCGCTTCACCACTTTTCACCCATCAGTGTACCCTCATGCACATCTCCGGGAAGAAGGACGCCACTGCAGCCTTCTCCAAGGGAACCAGTTGGAGCCAGGTGGGTGTCGGGACTGCCACCTTCTCCACCAAAGTCATCCACTATGTCCCCAAACATGGCACAGCACCCACCACCTTCACATATTGTTCAGGCCCCTGTGCCGCGACTTCAACACAGTGGCAGGACCACTCCAGTTCACCAGTACCCGTCACCCTCAGACGGCCACATTCCACACCTCCACAATGGCAGTCCCAGTGCTTCCAGTCCGGTGACCTCGTGGAACCCTGGCCAGATGCCACCGGTGTCTAGAAGCAGTGTGAGGAGCTCAACACCGATTATGCATTACTCACCCCAGGCTCACCAACACGAGAATAGCGCTGCTTATGCTGCAGTGGCAAGACAGGTACCAGCCCAGGCCTACGGACAGAGTTCCCGTGACGAACAGTTAGTAAATGGAAGGTTGACGCCAATGGACACTTCTCGCCACAATCCTGCAAATCAGTATAGGCATCCGGAAAAAACCAATGTTACTCAGGCAGTGCATGATCATTCGAATGAAAACATGGCGAGGCCTCAGTACCCATCTTACATACCCAGAGCTCCCTACCAGCCCAGTCAATCCTTGATAAGAGGACCTCTGGGCCAGCAGATCAGCATGATGGGAGCTGCGAGAGGAGTTGATCCAAGAGGTTCCATTCCAAACCACGTTCCACATGCTGCAAATGGCATTCATGAGAATCGTACTTACAGACAGGGTGGGCCGCTGCCCCAGGGTTATCCCACAAGCCCTTCAAGGCAGTCACCAGTGCCAAGGAGTCCATTAAGCTCAACCCGTCTTTTAGCTCCAGATCACAGCAGGGGAGAGCATGTGCCACCACTCCAAAAGCCCATTTCATTGGCCGCGTATGGACAGTATCCTCAAGGCCCCACACAACAGAATCACAGCACACAGAACTTCAGGCAAATGCAGAACAGTGTCGTGCCAGGCCACCTTGGATTGAGGACAGCTGCGGACAATCAGAGACAAATGTCTCCTGGAGTGTACATTCCAAGCCCTTTGCAAAATTCCTACCATGCTGACCTGCCTATGCCAGGCGCAATGGAGCCTCCGTACGGCTTGCGGGACTTGCGCAAGGAAGGCTCCCCTACAGCGCTGTCTTCCACCAGCCTGTCTAGCTCTGGATCCGAGAAGTCcccagacagcagcagcagcacatcaatcACACGTGAGCTGGCACCACGCAGGCCCATGTCTACCGAAGATCTTTTTGCTGCCATCCATTCATCCAAGAAGAAGCATGGCATTAGGACTGAAGCTGACTTGGCCCAGTCACCATTGTCATCTAG GTCAAGCTCTCCCTTGGTTGTGACAAGCCGTCCGGGCACGCCAAGCCGGGGTGGACTCGCCGAGACGGGCTTCCTTAGCCCACGTGGGGCCCGGGACCGCCGCAGCTGGTCGGGTGACGTGGCTGCCGCCCGTGTCTGCAGCCCGCTTGAGCGGCGCTCACTCGCCAATGACCGCCTGGGCCCTGCCAAGCCGACCAGCCTTCTCGACTTCAAGAAGCTTCTTCTCCAAACCAAGACCTCTAGCAGCCAAAACAACGTGGCCAAGAAGTCAGCTGTCGAACTGCTCAGGCCGGGCTCTGGTGGCCGAAGGGCAGCTGCCGAAAACACAGTCCACTCGCTCCCGACATCGCCAGTCAACACCCCGAGCCCCGTAGAAAGTCCGAGTAGTGGCGGTGGGGGCCAGGCAGCGTGGACGTCGACAGTGCCTTTGAAGCGAGGTGGGCGGTCGCGGTCGTCACTCCAGCATCGCTATGACCTCATGTACCCACCCATCTTGGAAGACTGCCAAGAGGAAGGGGGCGAAGGGAGCAGGGCTACCATAACAGCGAGCAGCAAGGCTGATGGTGACGTAGGTGTCACCTCCGGAAGTGTTCAAACGCATTCCCCACCCTCAAGCACCTGGGTATGA